In one Balaenoptera ricei isolate mBalRic1 chromosome 20, mBalRic1.hap2, whole genome shotgun sequence genomic region, the following are encoded:
- the MRPL12 gene encoding large ribosomal subunit protein bL12m yields MLPAAASLLWGPCLRIRAAALRLARQQVPRVCSVRLMRCSSHRGGEALAGAPLDNTPKEYPPKIQQLVQDIASLTLLEISDLNELLKKTLKIQDVGFMPMGGMVPGAAPAAAAPEAAEEDIPKQKERTHFTVRLTEAKPVDKVKLIKEIKNFVQGINLVQAKKLVESLPQEIKANVAKAEAEKIKAALEAVGGTVVLE; encoded by the exons ATGCTGCCGGCGGCCGCAAGCCTCCTATGGGGGCCGTGTCTTAGGATTCGAGCCGCCGCCCTCCGCCTCGCCAG GCAACAGGTACCTCGTGTCTGCTCCGTGCGCCTGATGAGATGCAGCAGCCATCGAGGGGGGGAGGCCCTTGCTGGTGCCCCCTTGGATAACACCCCCAAGGAGTACCCCCCCAAGATCCAGCAGCTGGTCCAGGACATTGCCAGCCTCACGCTGCTGGAGATCTCAGACCTCAACGAGCTCCTGAAG AAAACGTTGAAGATCCAGGATGTGGGGTTCATGCCGATGGGTGGCATGGTGCCTGGTGCTGCCCCTGCCGCAGCAGCCCCCGAG gcagcAGAAGAGGACATCCCCAAACAAAAAGAACGGACGCATTTCACTGTCCGCCTGACAGAGGCAAAACCCGTGGACAAGGTGAAGCTGATCAAGGAAATCAAGAACTTCGTCCAGGGCATCAACCTTGTCCAG GCAAAGAAGCTGGTGGAATCCCTGCCTCAGGAAATCAAAGCCAACGTGGCCAAGGCCGAGGCCGAGAAGATCAAGGCAGCCCTAGAGGCAGTGGGCGGCACCGTGGTTCTGGAGTAG
- the HGS gene encoding hepatocyte growth factor-regulated tyrosine kinase substrate, protein MGRGSGTFERLLDKATSQLLLETDWESILQICDLIRQGDTQAKYAVSSIKKKVNDKNPHVALYALEVMESVVKNCGQTVHDEVANKQTMEELKELLKRQVEVNVRNKILYLIQAWAHAFRNEPKYKVVQDTYQIMKVEGHVFPEFKESDAMFAAERAPDWVDAEECHRCRVQFGVMTRKHHCRACGQIFCGKCSSKYSTIPKFGIEKEVRVCEPCYEQLNKKAEGKAASTTELPPEYLTSPLSQQSQLPPKRDETALQEEEELQLALALSQSEAEEKERMRQKSAYAAYPKAEPTPVASSAPPASSLYSSPVNSSAPLAEDIDPELARYLNRNYWEKKQEEARKSPTPSAPVPLTEPAAQPGEGHTVPASVETSLPETDPQPVNPAGGPFSEQYQNGESEESHTQFLKALQNAVTTFVNRMKSNHVRGRSITNDSAVLSLFQSINSMHPQLLELLNQLDERRLYYEGLQDKLAQIRDARGALSALREEHREKLRRAAEEAERQRQIQLAQKLEIMRQKKQEYLEVQRQLAIQRLQEQEKERQMRLEQQKQTIQMRAQMPAFSLPYAQLQAMPAAGGVLYQPSGPASFAGTFSPAGSVEGSPMHTMYMSQPAPATSGPYPSMPGAAADPSMVSAYMYPAGAAGTQAAPQGPAGPTTSPAYSSYQPTPTQGYQNVASQAPQSLPAISQPPQSSTMGYMGSQSVSMGYQPYGMQNLMPTLPGQDAPLPPPQQPYISGQQPVYPQMAPSSGPPQQQPPVAQQPPPQGPPPQGSETQLISFD, encoded by the exons AGCAAAATATGCAGTGAGCTCCATCAAGAAGAAAGTCAACGACAAGAATCCCCACGTGGCCTTGTATGCCCTAGAG GTCATGGAGTCCGTGGTGAAGAACTGTGGCCAGACAGTTCATGATGAGGTGGCGAACAAGCAGACCATGGAGGAGCTGAAGGAGCTGCTGAAG AGGCAGGTGGAAGTAAACGTCCGAAACAAGATCCTGTACCTGATTCAGGCCTGGGCACATGCGTTCCGGAACGAGCCCAAATACAAGGTCGTTCAGGACACGTACCAGATCATGAAGGTGGAAG GACACGTCTTCCCAGAGTTCAAGGAGAGCGATGCCATGTTTGCGGCGGAGAGA GCCCCTGACTGGGTGGATGCTGAGGAGTGCCACCGGTGCCGGGTGCAGTTCGGGGTCATGACCCGCAAG CACCACTGCCGGGCATGCGGCCAGATCTTCTGCGGCAAATGCTCCTCCAAGTATTCCACCATCCCCAAGTTTGGCATCGAGAAGGAGGTGCGTGTGTGCGAGCCCTGCTACGAGCAGCTCAACAA GAAAGCGGAGGGAAAGGCTGCCTCGACGACGGAGCTGCCCCCGGAGTACCTGACCAGCCCCCTGTCGCAGCAGTCCCAG CTGCCCCCCAAGAGGGATGAGACggccctgcaggaggaggaggagctgcagCTGGCCCTGGCCCTGTCACAGTCCGAGGCCGAGGAGAAGGAGAGGATG AGACAGAAGTCGGCCTATGCCGCGTACCCCAAAGCGGAGCCCACACCTGTGGCCTCGTCAGCGCCCCCCGCCAGCAGCCTGTACTCTTCGCCCGTG AACTCATCGGCGCCTCTGGCTGAAGACATCGACCCTGAG CTCGCCCGGTACCTCAACCGGAACTACTGGGAGAAGAAGCAGGAGGAGGCTCGGAAGAGCCCCACGCCATCTGCACCGGTGCCTCTGACGGAGCCCGCCGCCCAGCCCGGGGAGGGACACACAGTCCCTGCCAGTGTGGAG ACTTCCCTCCCGGAGACAGACCCTCAGCCTGTAAATCCGGCCGGAGGCCCGTTTAGTGAG CAATACCAGAATGGGGAGTCGGAGGAGAGCCACACGCAGTTCCTGAAAGCCCTGCAGAATGCCGTCACCACCTTTGTCAACCGCATGAAGAGCAACCACGTGCGGGGCCGCAGCATCACCAACGACTCGGCCGTGCTGTCCCTTTTCCAGTCCATCAACAGCATGCACCCCCAGCTGCTCGAGCTGCTCAACCAGCTGGATGAGCGCAGGC tgTACTACGAGGGGCTGCAGGACAAGCTGGCGCAGATCCGTGACGCCCGGGGGGCACTCAGTGCCCTGCGGGAGGAGCACCGGGAGAAGCTGCGCCGCGCAGCCGAGGAGGCCGAGCGCCAGCGCCAGATCCAGCTGGCCCAGAAGCTGGAGATCATGCGGCAGAAGAAGCAG GAGTACCTGGAGGTGCAGCGGCAGCTGGCCATCCAGCGCCTGCAGGAGCAGGAGAAGGAGCGGCAGATGCGCCTGGAGCAGCAGAAGCAGACCATCCAGATGCGGGCCCAGATGCCAGCCTTCTCCCTGCCCTACGCCCAG CTCCAGGCCATGCCCGCAGCAGGGGGCGTGCTGTACCAGCCCTCTGGCCCGGCAAGCTTTGCGGGGACCTTCAGCCCGGCAGGCTCAGTGGAGGGCTCTCCCATGCACACCATGTACATGAGCCAGCCGGCCCCAGCCACCAGCGGCCCCTACCCCAGCATGCCCGGGGCCGCAGCAG ATCCCAGCATGGTGAGCGCTTACATGTACCCAGCAGGGGCCGCTGGCACGCAGGCAGCCCCTCAGGGCCCCGCCGGGCCCACTACCAGCCCGGCCTACTCATCCTACCAGCCCACTCCCACGCAGGGCTATCAG AACGTGGCTTCCCAGGCCCCACAGAGCCTCCCGGCCATCTCCCAGCCTCCGCAGTCCAGCACCATGGGCTACATGGGGAGCCAGTCAGTGTCCATGGGCTACCAGCCTTACGGCATGCAG AATCTCATGCCCACCCTCCCCGGCCAAGACGCACCTCTGCCGCCCCCGCAGCAGCCCTACATCTCAGGGCAGCAGCCCGTGTACCCTCAG atgGCACCCTCTAGTGGCCCTCCCCAGCAGCAGCCCCCAGTGGCCCAGCAGCCGCCGCCACAGGGGCCGCCGCCACAGGGCAGTGAAACCCAGCTCATCTCGTTTGACTGA